The proteins below come from a single Cytobacillus luteolus genomic window:
- a CDS encoding Rne/Rng family ribonuclease: protein MSILVLNINSSEKRGAIVKNNKVEQFILIQPARKSLVGNIYSGRVIDVIPGMEAAFVDIGIDKNGYLPIDEFPSIQNPDKEKRISQLIHQGEEIVVQVIKDSSELKGPKLTRLIEIQGDYIIYQPEGKTVSVSRKIRNEQERDKWHAFATAHCTENEGLIIRTSCEKEHEDTVLNELSYIRSKYQSMLKIRGHEQKTPSLLFDKGSIEERARDIVIAGQIEEIVVDDFSFYQRLKVMLDNVKISTYSRSENIFSYYGVEHEIEKCLNKTVVLDNGGYIIIESTEAMTVIDVNSGKFHGKTNLRETILKTNIEAAREVARQIRLRDIGGIIVVDFINMRFQEDKHQVLDTIKMALRADPNDTKILGFTKLGLVELTRKKVYQTVNEILCSPCSTCEGTGMVLSAESIAYKIERELWELKGKDYEAVWIEAPESVIRCITGEKGVHKKRLEETLNLAIYLTIQKTTDRKYTIRHVGSKKEIEERIKLL from the coding sequence TTGAGCATATTAGTACTAAATATAAATTCATCAGAAAAACGTGGCGCGATTGTTAAAAATAATAAAGTTGAGCAATTTATTCTTATCCAGCCCGCTAGGAAAAGTCTAGTTGGTAATATTTATTCTGGAAGAGTAATCGATGTTATTCCTGGTATGGAAGCAGCATTTGTAGACATAGGTATTGATAAAAATGGATATTTACCAATAGATGAATTTCCTTCTATTCAAAATCCGGATAAAGAAAAACGAATATCCCAACTAATACATCAAGGTGAGGAAATAGTAGTACAAGTGATAAAGGACAGTAGTGAACTAAAAGGACCAAAACTTACGAGGTTAATCGAGATTCAGGGTGATTACATAATCTATCAGCCCGAAGGTAAGACTGTCTCAGTGTCTAGAAAAATTAGAAATGAGCAAGAACGTGATAAGTGGCATGCATTTGCAACGGCTCATTGTACTGAGAATGAAGGGCTTATTATACGTACTTCGTGCGAAAAAGAACATGAAGATACAGTTTTAAATGAATTATCTTACATTCGTAGTAAATATCAATCCATGCTGAAAATACGAGGACATGAGCAGAAAACTCCTAGCCTTTTATTTGATAAAGGTAGCATCGAAGAAAGAGCACGTGATATCGTAATAGCTGGACAGATTGAAGAAATCGTAGTAGATGATTTCTCCTTCTACCAAAGGCTTAAAGTAATGTTAGATAATGTAAAAATAAGCACATATAGCCGAAGCGAGAACATATTCTCCTATTATGGAGTGGAGCATGAAATTGAGAAGTGTCTAAATAAAACAGTTGTGTTAGATAATGGTGGCTATATTATTATCGAAAGCACAGAGGCCATGACTGTTATTGATGTGAACTCCGGTAAATTTCATGGAAAAACTAACTTAAGGGAAACCATATTAAAAACCAATATAGAAGCAGCACGAGAAGTAGCAAGACAAATTCGGTTACGGGATATTGGTGGAATTATAGTGGTTGATTTTATTAACATGAGGTTTCAAGAAGATAAACATCAGGTGTTAGACACCATTAAAATGGCCTTAAGAGCAGATCCTAATGATACGAAGATTCTAGGGTTTACAAAGCTAGGTTTAGTAGAATTAACTAGGAAAAAAGTTTATCAAACGGTAAATGAAATTCTATGTTCACCTTGTTCAACTTGTGAAGGGACAGGAATGGTCTTATCCGCTGAATCCATCGCTTATAAAATTGAACGCGAACTCTGGGAGCTAAAAGGCAAGGACTATGAAGCCGTTTGGATAGAGGCACCTGAATCCGTAATCAGATGTATTACTGGTGAAAAAGGTGTTCATAAAAAAAGGTTAGAAGAAACGTTGAATTTAGCGATATACCTAACTATACAAAAAACAACTGATCGTAAATATACAATTCGTCATGTAGGTTCGAAAAAAGAGATTGAAGAGCGGATTAAATTACTGTAA
- a CDS encoding sporulation initiation phosphotransferase B — MKKEWNVVEVLSHSRHDWLNKIQLLKGNLSLNKIDRVKEIIEEIVHESQNESHLTNLKMQKFAELLMTYNWEQHHFRLEYEIVGDLKDCSEYDDSLHNWCIEFFSVLDHSIDCNNDNNLSISIETFNDELRFFFDFSGIITDREVVRNWFKKQRSEESFFQILDYQVQTDEMLVVLRLQSS; from the coding sequence ATGAAAAAGGAATGGAATGTTGTTGAAGTTCTAAGCCATTCAAGACACGATTGGCTTAATAAAATTCAATTATTAAAGGGTAATCTATCTTTAAATAAAATAGACAGAGTCAAAGAAATAATCGAAGAGATCGTTCATGAATCCCAGAATGAATCGCACTTAACCAACTTAAAAATGCAAAAGTTTGCCGAGCTGCTAATGACCTACAACTGGGAACAGCATCATTTTCGACTTGAGTACGAAATAGTAGGCGACTTAAAAGATTGTTCGGAATATGATGATTCGTTACATAACTGGTGTATTGAGTTTTTTTCTGTGTTAGACCATTCAATCGATTGTAACAATGATAATAATCTAAGCATCTCGATAGAGACATTTAATGATGAACTCCGTTTCTTTTTTGACTTTAGTGGAATAATAACAGATAGAGAAGTAGTTAGGAATTGGTTTAAAAAACAACGATCCGAAGAGAGCTTCTTTCAAATTTTAGATTATCAAGTACAAACAGATGAAATGCTTGTTGTGTTAAGGCTGCAAAGTTCTTAA
- a CDS encoding M23 family metallopeptidase: MSNRADEIRRRIAKRKQSRQSTSGSTILRDPSPFVVRDEEKFGHERFSSYEGSPSDSGHPLFKKEVFMFKILFSICLILVVAILYKNQSPQLEGTRQFVKQTMENDFQFAAISTMYEERFGSPLAIFPTSSTGKEEQENQVKPAGQYAVPANARVLQGFEVNGQGITVETVSKSSVEAVDEGVVTFVGNKDDLGKTVIIQHADGSHTWYAKLQSIDVTLYQFVDTGQAVGKVVDSEDGQKGTYYFAIKKGESFIDPIQVISFD, translated from the coding sequence ATGAGTAATCGAGCGGATGAAATCAGAAGAAGAATCGCAAAGAGAAAACAAAGTAGACAGAGCACGTCTGGCTCAACAATTCTTAGGGACCCTTCTCCATTTGTTGTTAGGGATGAAGAAAAATTTGGGCATGAACGATTTTCATCATATGAAGGAAGTCCGTCTGATTCAGGACATCCTTTGTTCAAAAAAGAAGTATTTATGTTTAAAATATTATTTTCAATTTGCTTGATATTGGTTGTAGCAATCCTCTATAAAAATCAATCTCCACAATTAGAGGGGACAAGACAGTTTGTTAAACAAACGATGGAGAACGATTTCCAATTTGCAGCTATTTCAACGATGTATGAAGAGAGATTTGGTAGCCCTCTTGCTATTTTTCCTACATCTAGTACAGGCAAAGAGGAGCAAGAAAACCAAGTAAAGCCAGCTGGCCAATACGCAGTGCCAGCAAATGCAAGGGTCCTTCAAGGTTTTGAAGTAAACGGTCAGGGTATAACCGTAGAAACGGTTAGTAAGTCATCGGTTGAAGCCGTTGACGAAGGTGTCGTAACGTTTGTTGGAAATAAAGATGATTTAGGAAAAACAGTCATTATTCAACATGCAGACGGCTCCCATACTTGGTATGCAAAACTACAATCAATCGATGTAACTTTATATCAATTTGTAGATACTGGGCAGGCAGTAGGTAAAGTGGTAGATAGTGAAGATGGACAAAAAGGAACCTATTATTTCGCAATTAAAAAGGGTGAGTCCTTTATTGATCCTATACAGGTGATATCGTTTGACTAA
- the minC gene encoding septum site-determining protein MinC, producing MKGQKQQYVTIKGTKDGLTLHLDDSCSFQDLVAELEEKLLVNQRHEEDGPLLPVRLKVGNRYVTNEQQEQLRGLIRNKKHLVVDSIESNILTKEEALELKRESEIVSAAKVVRSGQILKVQGDLLLIGDVNPGGTVIAEGNIFILGALRGIAHAGCNGNGQAVIAASIMRPSQLRISDIMNRAPDYNQDDTNEMECAYIDENGLIVVDRLQLLTHIRPNLTRLEGGM from the coding sequence ATGAAAGGACAAAAACAACAATATGTGACAATAAAAGGCACAAAAGACGGTTTAACGTTACATCTCGATGATTCTTGTTCATTTCAGGATCTAGTAGCTGAGCTAGAAGAGAAACTTTTAGTTAATCAACGTCATGAAGAAGATGGGCCCTTACTACCAGTTCGCTTAAAGGTAGGAAATAGGTATGTTACAAATGAACAACAGGAACAGTTACGTGGTCTTATACGTAATAAAAAGCATTTAGTTGTTGATTCTATAGAAAGTAATATACTGACTAAAGAGGAAGCACTTGAATTAAAAAGAGAGAGTGAAATTGTCTCGGCAGCTAAGGTTGTCCGGTCTGGACAGATTCTAAAGGTTCAGGGCGATTTATTGTTAATAGGTGATGTTAACCCCGGAGGAACCGTTATAGCAGAAGGCAATATATTTATTTTAGGTGCATTACGAGGTATTGCTCATGCGGGATGTAATGGGAATGGACAAGCTGTTATAGCTGCATCGATTATGCGTCCTTCACAGCTTCGTATTAGTGATATTATGAACAGGGCACCTGATTACAATCAGGATGATACAAACGAGATGGAATGTGCGTATATTGATGAAAATGGATTGATTGTCGTAGATCGTCTTCAATTGTTAACACATATTAGACCCAATTTGACACGGTTAGAAGGAGGTATGTAA
- a CDS encoding rod shape-determining protein: MFGIGTRDLGIDLGTANTLVYVKGKGIVVREPSVVAMQTDSKQIVAVGNDAKNMIGRTPGNVVALRPMKDGVIADYDTTATMMKYYIKQAVKNQSFFARKPYVMVCVPSGITAVEKRAVIDATRQAGARDAYTIEEPFAAAIGANLPVWEPTGSMVVDIGGGTTEVAIISLGGIVTSQSIRVAGDEMDDAMVQYIRKTYNLMIGDRTAEAIKMEIGSASSPEGVENMEIRGRDLLTGLPKTIEITAEEISKALHDTVYAIVDSVKNTLEKTPPELAADIMDRGIVLTGGGALLRNLDKVISEETSMPVLIAENPLDCVAIGTGKALDHIHLFKK, from the coding sequence ATGTTTGGAATTGGTACACGTGACCTTGGAATAGATTTAGGAACAGCAAATACTCTTGTCTATGTAAAAGGAAAAGGGATTGTTGTAAGGGAACCATCTGTTGTTGCAATGCAAACTGACTCAAAACAAATCGTTGCAGTGGGGAACGATGCGAAAAATATGATCGGCCGTACACCAGGAAATGTAGTAGCTCTACGTCCAATGAAGGACGGAGTAATTGCAGATTACGATACAACTGCAACGATGATGAAATATTACATTAAGCAGGCAGTTAAAAACCAAAGCTTTTTTGCACGTAAGCCATATGTGATGGTTTGTGTACCATCTGGAATTACAGCAGTTGAGAAGAGGGCAGTAATCGACGCGACTAGACAAGCTGGTGCGCGAGATGCATATACAATTGAAGAACCATTTGCAGCAGCTATCGGAGCTAACCTGCCTGTTTGGGAACCAACTGGAAGTATGGTTGTAGATATCGGTGGTGGGACGACTGAGGTGGCAATTATCTCTTTAGGTGGTATTGTTACAAGCCAGTCAATTCGTGTTGCTGGTGATGAAATGGATGATGCAATGGTTCAATACATCCGTAAGACTTACAACCTTATGATTGGTGATCGTACAGCCGAAGCAATCAAAATGGAGATTGGGTCAGCAAGCTCTCCAGAGGGTGTAGAAAATATGGAAATTAGAGGTAGAGATTTATTAACAGGTCTACCTAAGACGATTGAAATTACAGCAGAGGAAATTTCCAAAGCTTTACATGATACAGTTTATGCGATTGTTGATTCTGTAAAAAACACATTAGAAAAAACGCCACCAGAGCTTGCAGCTGATATAATGGACCGTGGAATTGTCCTCACAGGTGGAGGAGCTTTACTACGCAACCTGGACAAGGTAATCAGTGAAGAAACAAGCATGCCTGTACTAATCGCAGAAAACCCATTAGACTGCGTTGCAATCGGAACAGGTAAAGCACTAGACCATATCCATTTATTTAAAAAATAG
- the rplU gene encoding 50S ribosomal protein L21, translating to MYAIIETGGKQIKVQEGQEIYIEKLDVEQGGTVTFDKVLFVGGDNVKVGTPTVEGATVTAKLEKHGRAKKITVFKYKAKKNYRRKQGHRQPYTKVVIEKINA from the coding sequence ATGTACGCAATTATTGAAACTGGTGGAAAACAAATCAAAGTTCAAGAAGGTCAAGAGATTTATATCGAAAAGCTTGACGTTGAACAAGGTGGAACAGTTACTTTTGACAAAGTTTTATTCGTAGGTGGAGACAACGTTAAAGTTGGAACTCCAACTGTTGAAGGAGCTACTGTTACTGCTAAACTTGAAAAACATGGTCGTGCTAAGAAGATCACTGTTTTCAAATACAAAGCTAAGAAAAACTACCGTCGTAAACAAGGTCACCGTCAACCTTACACTAAAGTTGTTATTGAAAAAATCAACGCGTAA
- a CDS encoding M50 family metallopeptidase: MTKLMETLLKIKIHPLFWVVIGISIITAHFKELLMLFLIVFIHELGHVTGAHFFSWRIKKIQLLPFGGVAEMDEHGNRPIKEELIVILAGPITHIVLVFIGYIFYAFSIISAETLDLFIFHNLVILFFNLLPIWPLDGGKLLLLLFSLKKPFSDAHKMTIQLSIIGVGLFILAVLYYSPSQLHLWMIITFLLFSIVMEWRQRHFVFMRFLLERYYGDASQIQRLTPLIVDEKETIQEVLVKFYRGNKHSIIISKKGKHHVPLDENEVLHAYFNERRTTEHVGDLIYPY, from the coding sequence TTGACTAAGTTGATGGAAACATTATTAAAAATTAAAATACATCCACTATTTTGGGTTGTAATAGGAATATCAATTATAACTGCTCATTTTAAGGAGCTATTAATGCTATTTCTCATTGTATTCATCCATGAATTGGGGCACGTAACAGGTGCCCATTTTTTTTCATGGAGAATTAAAAAAATCCAACTTCTACCTTTTGGAGGAGTTGCCGAAATGGATGAGCATGGCAACCGTCCCATTAAAGAAGAGTTAATTGTTATATTAGCTGGACCAATCACACATATAGTCCTTGTCTTTATAGGCTATATTTTTTATGCATTTTCTATTATTTCTGCAGAAACACTTGATCTATTTATTTTTCACAACCTAGTTATTTTGTTTTTTAATTTGCTACCGATCTGGCCATTAGATGGTGGAAAACTTTTACTTTTATTATTTTCTTTAAAAAAACCTTTTAGTGATGCACATAAGATGACCATACAATTGTCGATTATCGGTGTTGGTCTATTTATACTTGCTGTCCTGTATTACTCACCTTCTCAACTTCATTTATGGATGATTATTACATTTCTACTCTTCTCAATTGTGATGGAGTGGAGACAACGACATTTTGTTTTCATGCGGTTTTTACTAGAACGGTATTATGGGGATGCTTCTCAGATACAAAGGTTAACACCTCTAATTGTTGATGAAAAAGAAACAATACAAGAAGTACTTGTTAAGTTTTATCGCGGGAATAAACATTCTATAATAATAAGCAAAAAGGGTAAACATCATGTGCCACTTGATGAAAACGAAGTGTTACATGCTTACTTTAATGAAAGGCGTACTACAGAACACGTTGGAGATTTAATCTATCCATATTGA
- the mreD gene encoding rod shape-determining protein MreD: MKKLILPLLLTILFVLESVFVDLLPSTLFNVDRLFIPHFVMIALVFIVVYYNHLLGLVYAIIFGLLFDMVYTEIIGVYMFAYPIISYVLTKAVKILQTNIFIISVISIVGVALLEFYVYAVNLIIGFTNMNISLFISDRLFSTLVLNSVFVIIVCYPFKRLLVRLSVTE; encoded by the coding sequence GTGAAAAAACTAATTCTTCCACTTCTTTTAACTATACTATTTGTTCTTGAGAGTGTATTTGTCGATTTATTACCATCTACGCTTTTTAATGTAGACCGATTATTTATTCCACATTTTGTTATGATCGCACTTGTATTTATAGTAGTTTATTATAATCATTTGCTAGGTTTAGTATATGCTATTATTTTTGGACTACTATTTGACATGGTATATACTGAAATTATTGGTGTTTATATGTTTGCTTATCCAATTATTTCGTATGTTCTAACCAAAGCGGTAAAAATACTTCAGACTAATATATTTATTATTTCAGTTATAAGTATTGTTGGTGTCGCTTTGCTAGAATTTTATGTGTATGCTGTTAATCTAATTATTGGATTTACAAATATGAATATATCTCTTTTTATAAGTGATCGACTTTTTTCAACATTGGTTTTAAATAGTGTATTTGTAATAATAGTATGTTATCCATTTAAAAGGTTATTGGTGAGACTTTCTGTCACGGAATAG
- the mreC gene encoding rod shape-determining protein MreC translates to MPQFFLNKRLILLLVSIIVLVALIGFSLKEREGLSWPEQFVKDSMGWVQSIIHKPARSISHFFSNVNDLKNTYEENKLLKSKLDEYVLLETELQDLKNEHKTLQEILDKTESLRGFNSIQAAVIARNPDRWHEVVTINKGGQHGIKQDMAVITASGLIGKIKHASQFTSTIQLLSAPDRKNRISAYIQSGDTDTFGLIEGYDKEKEALLFKRIPFDAKIEVEQKVLTSGLGGVFPEGLLVGEVIEVVPEDHGLTKMAYVRPAANFYQIDHVIVVERTMIEPEDEGEEG, encoded by the coding sequence ATGCCACAATTTTTCCTAAATAAACGTCTAATATTATTGCTTGTAAGTATTATCGTGCTGGTGGCATTGATTGGTTTCTCACTAAAAGAACGTGAAGGTCTATCATGGCCCGAACAATTTGTAAAAGACTCAATGGGCTGGGTACAATCAATCATTCACAAGCCAGCCCGTTCCATCTCTCATTTTTTTAGCAACGTGAACGATCTAAAAAATACCTATGAAGAGAATAAACTATTGAAGTCTAAACTAGATGAATATGTATTGCTAGAAACCGAACTTCAAGATCTTAAAAACGAGCATAAAACACTACAAGAGATATTAGATAAAACCGAAAGTTTACGTGGCTTTAATTCGATACAAGCAGCTGTAATAGCTAGAAACCCTGATCGTTGGCATGAAGTTGTTACTATTAATAAGGGTGGACAACATGGTATTAAGCAGGACATGGCTGTTATTACGGCAAGTGGACTAATTGGTAAAATAAAACATGCTTCACAATTTACATCAACTATTCAGTTATTAAGTGCCCCTGACCGAAAGAATCGAATATCTGCCTATATACAAAGTGGAGATACAGATACATTTGGGTTGATTGAGGGGTACGATAAGGAAAAAGAGGCGCTTTTATTTAAAAGAATTCCGTTTGACGCCAAAATTGAAGTAGAGCAAAAAGTGCTCACATCAGGTTTAGGTGGAGTATTCCCAGAAGGTCTTCTAGTTGGTGAAGTAATTGAGGTCGTACCTGAGGACCATGGGCTAACTAAAATGGCTTATGTGAGACCTGCTGCTAACTTTTATCAAATCGACCATGTTATCGTAGTAGAACGCACAATGATTGAACCAGAAGATGAGGGGGAAGAAGGGTGA
- the rpmA gene encoding 50S ribosomal protein L27 — protein sequence MLRLDLQFFASKKGVGSTKNGRDSISKRLGAKRADGQFVSGGSILYRQRGTKIYPGANVGRGGDDTLFAKIDGVVKFERLGRDRKQVSVYPVAQEA from the coding sequence ATGTTAAGATTAGACCTTCAATTCTTCGCTTCTAAAAAGGGAGTAGGTAGTACTAAAAACGGTCGTGATTCAATCTCGAAACGTCTTGGTGCTAAGCGTGCTGATGGTCAATTCGTTTCAGGTGGATCAATTCTTTACCGTCAACGCGGTACAAAAATCTATCCAGGTGCAAACGTAGGCCGTGGTGGAGACGATACATTATTCGCTAAAATTGACGGAGTAGTTAAATTTGAGCGTTTAGGTCGTGACCGTAAACAAGTAAGCGTATATCCAGTTGCACAAGAAGCGTAA
- the obgE gene encoding GTPase ObgE, whose translation MFVDQVKVYVKGGDGGNGMVAFRREKYVPNGGPAGGDGGKGADVIFEVEEGLRTLMDFRYKRHFKAERGEHGMSKGMHGKNSSPMIVKVPPGTVVTVEGTGQVIADLTEHGQQAIIAKGGRGGRGNTRFATPANPAPEIAENGEPGQERDVILELKVLADVGLVGFPSVGKSTLLSIVSAAKPKIAEYHFTTIVPNLGVVETEDSRSFVMADLPGLIEGAHQGVGLGHQFLRHIERTRVIVHVIDMSGMEGRDPYEDYLTINDELKEYNLRLMERPQIIVANKMDMPDADENLKVFKEKLNEDVKIFPISAITRQGLRDLLFEIADLVETTPEFPMEVEEEDTEHRVLYKHEKEEIDFKITRESDGTFVVSGDKIEKLFKMTNFQREESIRRFARQLRGMGVDAALREKGAKHGDTVKLEDYEFEFVE comes from the coding sequence ATGTTTGTCGATCAGGTCAAAGTTTATGTAAAAGGCGGAGACGGCGGGAATGGTATGGTCGCATTTCGCCGAGAAAAATATGTACCCAATGGAGGACCAGCGGGTGGTGACGGAGGTAAAGGTGCAGATGTTATCTTCGAAGTAGAAGAAGGACTTCGTACACTAATGGATTTCCGTTATAAACGTCATTTTAAAGCTGAACGTGGAGAACATGGGATGTCTAAGGGCATGCATGGGAAAAATTCTTCCCCAATGATTGTAAAAGTTCCACCTGGGACTGTTGTAACCGTAGAAGGTACAGGGCAAGTAATTGCAGACCTAACTGAACATGGACAGCAGGCCATTATTGCAAAGGGTGGTCGTGGTGGAAGAGGGAATACTCGTTTCGCTACACCTGCAAATCCAGCACCAGAAATTGCTGAAAATGGAGAACCAGGACAAGAGAGAGACGTAATATTAGAATTAAAGGTATTAGCTGACGTAGGTCTTGTGGGCTTCCCTAGTGTTGGTAAGTCAACTCTACTATCTATCGTATCTGCTGCAAAACCAAAAATTGCTGAATATCATTTTACAACAATTGTTCCTAACTTGGGTGTTGTAGAAACAGAAGATAGTCGTAGTTTTGTAATGGCAGACCTACCTGGACTTATCGAAGGGGCGCACCAAGGTGTAGGACTAGGGCATCAATTTCTTCGCCATATCGAAAGAACAAGGGTTATTGTGCATGTAATCGATATGTCTGGTATGGAAGGTCGTGATCCATATGAAGATTATTTGACAATTAACGATGAACTTAAAGAATATAATCTTCGACTAATGGAAAGACCTCAAATTATTGTAGCCAATAAAATGGACATGCCAGATGCAGATGAAAATCTTAAAGTCTTCAAGGAAAAATTAAATGAGGACGTGAAGATTTTCCCTATCTCGGCTATTACAAGACAAGGGCTTCGTGATTTACTCTTCGAAATAGCAGATCTGGTAGAAACAACACCTGAATTTCCAATGGAGGTTGAGGAAGAGGATACCGAGCACAGAGTTCTTTATAAGCATGAAAAAGAAGAGATTGACTTTAAAATTACGAGAGAGAGCGACGGTACATTTGTCGTATCTGGAGATAAGATTGAAAAGCTATTCAAAATGACGAACTTCCAGCGTGAAGAGTCTATTCGAAGGTTTGCAAGACAATTAAGAGGTATGGGCGTTGATGCTGCTTTGCGTGAAAAAGGAGCAAAACACGGAGATACTGTAAAGCTTGAGGATTATGAATTTGAATTTGTAGAATAG
- the minD gene encoding septum site-determining protein MinD, which translates to MGEAIVITSGKGGVGKTTTSANVGTALALAGKKVCLVDTDIGLRNLDVVMGLENRIIYDLVDVVENRCKIHQALVKDKRFDDLLYLLPAAQTSDKSAVSPEQMKKLIAELKQDYDYIIIDCPAGIEQGYKNAVAGADRAIVVTTPEISAVRDADRIIGLLEKEEIEPPKLIINRIRNHMVKNGDMLDVDEIVTHLSIDLIGIVADDDAVIKGSNNGEPIALDSTSKTAIAYRNIARRILGESIPLQSLDEANNGMFTKLKKFFGVR; encoded by the coding sequence GTGGGAGAGGCTATTGTTATTACATCAGGTAAAGGCGGAGTTGGTAAAACAACTACATCTGCAAACGTTGGAACAGCCCTTGCGTTAGCTGGAAAAAAAGTATGTTTAGTAGATACAGATATTGGCTTGCGTAATCTGGACGTGGTCATGGGCTTAGAAAATCGGATTATCTATGATTTAGTAGATGTTGTAGAAAATCGTTGTAAAATACACCAGGCACTAGTTAAGGACAAGCGTTTTGACGATCTATTGTATTTATTACCTGCTGCACAAACAAGTGATAAGTCAGCAGTATCTCCAGAGCAAATGAAAAAGCTTATTGCTGAACTTAAGCAAGACTATGATTATATTATTATTGACTGTCCTGCAGGAATTGAACAAGGCTACAAGAATGCAGTAGCCGGTGCTGATAGAGCGATTGTTGTGACCACACCTGAAATTTCTGCTGTAAGAGATGCTGATAGAATTATAGGTTTACTTGAAAAAGAAGAAATTGAACCCCCTAAATTAATTATTAACCGTATTCGTAATCATATGGTTAAAAATGGGGATATGTTAGATGTGGATGAAATTGTTACTCATCTATCCATTGATTTAATTGGAATCGTTGCGGATGATGATGCTGTCATTAAGGGATCTAATAATGGTGAGCCGATTGCTCTTGACTCAACGAGTAAAACGGCAATTGCTTATCGAAATATTGCTAGAAGAATATTAGGTGAGTCCATTCCACTTCAATCTCTAGATGAGGCTAATAATGGGATGTTTACAAAACTTAAAAAGTTTTTTGGTGTACGTTAA
- a CDS encoding ribosomal-processing cysteine protease Prp encodes MIKVTINRQSNGHIESFTINGHANFAKHGSDIVCAGVSAVSIGAINAILALTKINPDIEQGGEGGFLRCVIPTELEENTNEKVQLLLEGMLISLQTIENDYGQYIKISTK; translated from the coding sequence ATGATCAAAGTAACGATAAATCGCCAAAGTAATGGGCATATTGAATCGTTTACAATCAATGGACATGCTAACTTTGCAAAGCATGGCTCAGATATTGTTTGTGCTGGTGTATCGGCAGTTTCGATTGGTGCTATTAATGCTATATTAGCCTTAACTAAAATAAATCCTGATATTGAACAGGGTGGCGAGGGTGGCTTTCTCCGCTGTGTGATTCCAACCGAATTGGAAGAGAACACAAATGAGAAGGTACAACTTCTTTTAGAAGGAATGTTAATTTCCTTACAAACCATCGAAAATGATTACGGACAATACATTAAAATCTCAACAAAGTAG
- a CDS encoding ACT domain-containing protein gives MNNKQKKVDEKFYLVREDVLPEAIKKTLEAKELLDRGKANSVADAVQMVDLSRSAFYKYKDTVFPFHTVVKERIITLFFHLEDRSGTLSQLLGVVAAAGCNVLTIHQTIPLRGKANVTLSLNTTGMTEDITDLLSKLKRLDFIDKVDVLGTGA, from the coding sequence TTGAATAATAAGCAGAAAAAAGTAGATGAAAAATTTTATTTAGTGCGTGAGGATGTTCTTCCTGAAGCCATAAAAAAAACACTTGAAGCTAAGGAATTACTTGATCGTGGCAAGGCTAACTCGGTGGCAGATGCGGTTCAAATGGTTGATTTAAGTCGTAGTGCATTTTATAAATATAAAGATACTGTCTTTCCTTTTCATACCGTAGTTAAAGAAAGAATTATTACGCTCTTTTTTCATTTAGAAGACCGTTCAGGAACTCTTTCTCAGTTATTAGGTGTTGTTGCGGCTGCAGGATGTAATGTATTAACGATTCATCAAACGATTCCGTTAAGAGGAAAGGCAAATGTTACACTTTCTTTAAATACAACTGGTATGACTGAAGATATTACAGATCTCTTATCAAAGTTAAAACGTCTAGATTTTATAGATAAAGTAGATGTACTTGGAACAGGGGCTTAA